A window of Helicobacter anatolicus contains these coding sequences:
- the tyrS gene encoding tyrosine--tRNA ligase, with protein sequence MKIEEAMDELKRGCVEFIGEDYIKGLVKKFFENNQRFIVKAGFDPTAPDLHLGHTVLLQKMATFQKFGGNVKFLIGDFTARIGDPSGKSETRKPLSEEEVEQNAKTYKEQVFKVLDPKYTEICFNSQWLNTLGAEGMIILTTKFSVARMLERDDFEKRYKNNMPISMVEFIYPLLQGYDSVVLECDIELGGNDQKFNLLMGRSLQRSYGLNKEQSIMTVPLLEGLDGVNKMSKSLKNYIGVTEESQVMYAKIMSISDELMWKYYELLSSKSLGEIRTLKQRVENQDLHPKIAKEMLALEITERYHTQEDAQMAKDAFDNVFGKNNIPEDIATMEFEKGEWICKVLVDSKICPSTSQARRDIKAGAIKINQEKLQDENYKFVEGTYVLQMGKRKFIRIIIK encoded by the coding sequence ATAAAGATTGAAGAGGCTATGGATGAGCTTAAAAGAGGCTGTGTGGAATTTATTGGAGAAGATTATATTAAAGGACTTGTAAAAAAATTTTTTGAAAATAATCAGAGGTTTATAGTAAAAGCAGGATTTGATCCTACTGCGCCTGATTTGCATTTAGGACATACTGTTTTACTGCAAAAAATGGCAACTTTTCAAAAATTCGGTGGAAATGTAAAATTTTTGATTGGTGATTTTACAGCAAGAATAGGAGATCCTTCTGGGAAAAGTGAAACAAGAAAGCCTTTGAGTGAAGAAGAAGTGGAGCAAAATGCTAAAACCTATAAAGAACAAGTTTTTAAAGTTTTAGATCCTAAATATACAGAAATTTGTTTTAACTCCCAATGGCTAAATACATTGGGGGCAGAGGGGATGATAATTTTGACAACAAAGTTTTCTGTTGCCAGAATGTTAGAAAGAGATGATTTTGAAAAACGCTATAAAAATAATATGCCAATTAGTATGGTGGAATTTATTTATCCATTGTTACAGGGTTATGATTCTGTAGTATTGGAATGTGATATAGAGCTTGGTGGGAATGATCAAAAATTTAATTTATTGATGGGGCGAAGTTTACAAAGATCCTATGGTTTAAATAAAGAACAATCTATTATGACTGTTCCTTTGCTGGAAGGATTGGATGGCGTTAATAAAATGAGTAAAAGTTTGAAAAATTATATTGGTGTTACAGAAGAATCTCAAGTAATGTATGCTAAAATTATGAGCATATCTGATGAATTAATGTGGAAGTATTATGAATTATTAAGTAGTAAATCTCTTGGAGAGATAAGAACGTTAAAGCAAAGGGTAGAAAATCAAGATTTGCATCCAAAAATAGCAAAAGAAATGTTGGCATTAGAGATTACAGAGAGATATCACACACAAGAAGATGCACAGATGGCAAAAGATGCTTTTGATAATGTTTTTGGAAAAAACAATATTCCTGAGGATATTGCGACAATGGAGTTTGAAAAAGGAGAGTGGATTTGCAAAGTGTTGGTAGATTCTAAGATTTGTCCTTCAACTTCGCAAGCAAGACGCGATATTAAAGCGGGTGCTATTAAAATTAATCAAGAAAAACTTCAGGATGAAAATTACAAGTTTGTAGAAGGAACTTATGTTCTACAAATGGGAAAAAGAAAATTTATTCGTATAATTATAAAGTAA